One window from the genome of Pedococcus badiiscoriae encodes:
- a CDS encoding response regulator, with translation MSEPGSGQTPLRLLVVDDHPVVRMGLVAMLSEHPDFEVVGEAQDGAEAVVLAARLTPDVVLMDLRMPVMDGADATARMRAAERAPAVLVLTTYDTDADIVRAVEAGANGYLLKDAPRETLADAIRRAARGETVLAPPVVARLASRLRAPAAPTLTDRETEVLRWVAKGLSNAEVGRELHIGEATVKTHLLRTFEKLGVTDRTAAVTAAYRAGLIEL, from the coding sequence TGGCCAGACCCCGTTGCGGCTGCTGGTGGTCGACGACCATCCCGTGGTCCGCATGGGCCTGGTGGCGATGCTGTCCGAGCACCCGGACTTCGAGGTGGTGGGGGAGGCGCAGGACGGGGCCGAGGCGGTGGTGCTGGCGGCCCGGCTGACGCCGGACGTCGTGTTGATGGACCTGCGCATGCCCGTGATGGACGGCGCCGACGCCACGGCCAGGATGCGGGCGGCGGAGCGCGCGCCGGCGGTCCTGGTGCTGACCACCTACGACACCGACGCCGACATCGTCCGGGCCGTCGAGGCGGGAGCCAACGGCTACCTGCTCAAGGACGCCCCGCGCGAGACGTTGGCCGACGCGATCCGCCGAGCGGCGCGCGGTGAGACGGTGCTGGCCCCGCCAGTCGTCGCCCGGCTGGCCAGTCGGCTGCGGGCGCCCGCGGCGCCGACCCTCACCGACCGCGAGACCGAGGTGCTGCGCTGGGTGGCCAAGGGGCTGTCCAATGCAGAGGTCGGTCGCGAGCTGCACATCGGCGAGGCGACCGTGAAGACCCACCTGCTCCGGACCTTCGAGAAGCTCGGGGTGACCGACCGCACGGCGGCCGTCACCGCGGCCTACCGGGCGGGCCTGATCGAGCTCTGA
- a CDS encoding YciI family protein, translating into MRYVVLIAYEPGGWAEASHEVRQQHVDAHHAFERYVDEHGRRLSSAALSDADLATTIRRDGGGSDVVTDGPFVELAEQIGGYYDVELPDLDAAITAGRLLPRAYTVEIRSVVGVEGYESL; encoded by the coding sequence GTGAGGTATGTCGTCCTGATCGCCTACGAGCCCGGTGGCTGGGCGGAGGCCAGCCACGAGGTGAGGCAGCAGCACGTCGATGCCCACCACGCCTTCGAGCGGTACGTCGACGAGCACGGGCGGCGGCTGAGCAGCGCGGCGTTGAGCGACGCCGACCTCGCCACCACGATCAGGCGCGACGGCGGGGGGTCGGACGTGGTCACCGACGGGCCGTTCGTCGAGCTCGCCGAGCAGATCGGCGGCTACTACGACGTTGAGCTGCCGGACCTCGACGCCGCGATCACCGCCGGCCGGCTGCTGCCCAGGGCGTACACCGTCGAGATCCGGTCCGTGGTGGGTGTCGAGGGCTACGAGAGCCTGTGA
- a CDS encoding RNA polymerase sigma factor gives MSVGGPAATSGDPADVLATVVRQEWGRLTALLLARFRRLDLVEDALADAVETATRRWTRDGLPDNPAAWLHTAARRRVLDRLRAEAMAHRKAPLLIVEAERVEGSPVLADPGDLVEDDLLRLVLMCTHPALDPAAASALTLRLVLGVSTADIARLFLVPEPTMAARITRAKRKIVTAGIPFAVPSADVLPERLDTVAQTAYLAFTAGYAPGSGPDVVRTGLAGEAIRLVRVVLALRPDAPVLVALLALMLLQHSRRDARVDDSGRIVLLPDQDRSRWHRDEVDEAVRLLRSPGLAGPVTLQAAGYAVQARIAVEHATARTAAETAWDRVVAHYDELVALTPTPSARLARAVAVAEASGPHEGLAALAGLDDLLAHSHRLPAVRAELLTRAGDRDGARAAYDLAIERCGNDAERALLLERRADLRPDRDGAGGRGGRVTPTA, from the coding sequence GTGAGCGTCGGCGGACCCGCCGCGACGTCCGGCGATCCCGCCGACGTGCTGGCCACGGTCGTGCGGCAGGAGTGGGGACGGCTGACGGCCTTGCTCCTCGCGCGCTTCCGGCGACTCGACCTCGTCGAGGACGCGCTCGCGGACGCGGTCGAGACGGCGACACGGCGCTGGACGCGCGACGGTCTGCCGGACAACCCGGCCGCGTGGCTGCACACCGCGGCCAGGAGGCGCGTGCTCGACCGGCTCCGCGCCGAGGCGATGGCGCACCGCAAGGCGCCGCTGCTCATCGTCGAGGCCGAGCGGGTCGAGGGCTCGCCCGTGCTGGCCGATCCCGGCGACCTCGTCGAGGACGACCTGCTGCGGCTGGTGCTGATGTGCACCCACCCGGCGCTCGACCCCGCCGCGGCCAGCGCCCTCACCCTCCGCCTCGTGCTGGGCGTGAGCACCGCCGACATCGCCCGGCTGTTCCTCGTGCCGGAGCCCACGATGGCGGCCAGGATCACGCGTGCCAAGCGCAAGATCGTCACCGCGGGCATCCCCTTCGCCGTGCCCTCAGCCGACGTGCTGCCCGAGCGGCTCGACACCGTCGCCCAGACGGCATACCTCGCCTTCACCGCCGGATATGCGCCCGGGTCGGGTCCGGATGTCGTGCGCACCGGCCTCGCCGGCGAGGCGATCCGCCTGGTGCGCGTCGTGCTCGCCCTGCGCCCCGACGCACCGGTCCTGGTGGCCCTGCTCGCGTTGATGCTGCTGCAGCACTCGCGTCGGGACGCGCGGGTGGACGACAGCGGCCGGATCGTCCTGCTGCCCGACCAGGACCGGTCGCGCTGGCACCGCGACGAGGTCGACGAGGCGGTGCGGCTGCTGCGCTCCCCCGGCCTGGCCGGGCCGGTCACCCTTCAGGCCGCCGGGTATGCCGTGCAGGCCCGGATCGCGGTCGAGCACGCCACGGCCCGCACCGCCGCCGAGACGGCCTGGGACCGGGTCGTTGCCCACTACGACGAGCTCGTGGCGCTGACGCCCACGCCGAGCGCGAGGCTGGCCCGCGCGGTGGCCGTCGCCGAGGCGAGCGGGCCGCACGAGGGGCTGGCGGCGCTGGCGGGGCTCGACGACCTGCTCGCCCACAGCCACCGCCTCCCCGCCGTGCGGGCCGAGCTGCTCACTCGCGCCGGCGACCGGGACGGGGCGCGGGCCGCCTACGACCTGGCCATCGAGCGCTGCGGCAACGACGCCGAGCGCGCCCTGCTGCTGGAGCGGCGGGCAGACCTGCGCCCCGACCGCGACGGAGCCGGGGGCCGGGGAGGCCGGGTCACCCCGACAGCCTGA
- a CDS encoding YciI family protein: MTQYIVLLPADEARYASASAQERADLTAAHGEFAQLLAERGHKMTGGAQLTPAGQSRVVRGSALDQVSVTDGPYAESAEQVGGYYVVETSDPADLAKVCGRLLATPFHDAIEIRPQVENQMP; encoded by the coding sequence ATGACCCAGTACATCGTCCTGCTGCCGGCCGACGAGGCCCGTTACGCGTCGGCCTCGGCCCAGGAGCGCGCTGACCTGACGGCAGCCCACGGGGAGTTCGCCCAGCTGCTCGCCGAGCGCGGACACAAGATGACAGGTGGCGCCCAGCTGACCCCGGCCGGGCAGTCGCGCGTGGTCCGCGGGAGTGCCCTCGACCAGGTCTCGGTCACCGACGGACCGTATGCCGAGAGCGCCGAGCAGGTCGGCGGCTACTACGTCGTCGAGACCTCCGACCCCGCCGACCTGGCCAAGGTCTGCGGCCGGCTGCTCGCGACCCCGTTCCACGACGCCATCGAGATCCGCCCCCAGGTCGAGAACCAGATGCCGTGA
- a CDS encoding DedA family protein has protein sequence MHSLSTSWMDPQWLLTHFGSQFFWVSVAIVFVECGLLFPILPGDSLLFAIGLFISTGDLSMNLVVGLVILSLAAFAGNVVGYEIGRAVGRPLYERDGRILKKKYFDDSHAFFEKHGAKALVLGRFVPVVRTFITVVAGVSRMDRRHFFVWSGVGAVLWVWIVTLLGYFLGNSFPALKNHLELAILAIVAISLIPMVVEVVRARRGRTSDETVGDDAVAHDQSVDDLRDDRV, from the coding sequence ATGCACTCACTGAGCACCAGCTGGATGGACCCCCAGTGGCTCCTGACCCATTTCGGCTCCCAGTTCTTCTGGGTGAGCGTCGCGATCGTCTTCGTCGAGTGCGGGCTGCTCTTCCCGATCCTGCCCGGTGACTCGCTGCTGTTCGCCATCGGGTTGTTCATCAGCACCGGCGACCTCTCGATGAACCTCGTCGTCGGCCTGGTGATCCTGAGCCTCGCGGCGTTCGCGGGCAACGTCGTCGGCTACGAGATCGGCCGCGCGGTGGGCCGTCCGCTGTACGAGCGCGACGGGCGCATCCTCAAGAAGAAGTACTTCGACGACAGCCACGCCTTCTTCGAGAAGCACGGCGCGAAGGCCCTGGTGCTCGGCCGGTTCGTCCCGGTGGTTCGCACCTTCATCACCGTCGTGGCTGGGGTGAGCCGGATGGACCGGCGGCACTTCTTCGTCTGGAGCGGCGTCGGCGCCGTGCTGTGGGTCTGGATCGTGACGCTGCTGGGCTACTTCCTGGGCAACTCCTTCCCGGCCCTCAAGAACCACCTCGAGCTGGCCATCCTGGCCATCGTGGCCATCTCGCTGATCCCCATGGTCGTCGAGGTGGTCCGGGCCCGCCGTGGCCGGACGTCGGACGAGACCGTCGGGGACGACGCCGTCGCGCACGACCAGTCCGTCGACGACCTGCGCGACGACCGCGTCTGA
- a CDS encoding polysaccharide deacetylase family protein: MDGRPWPTRRAVLGAAVGTSLAGVLGAGLAREHDPLERTGTPLSRSRVDPRSISSVHTGRRVVALTFDDGPDPASTPAVLDVLDQFGVVATFFMIGRNVVERPDLAVEVLRRGHQVASHTQDHLWLDEQPAAVVRSQVLAGAASLARVGAPSTRLFRPPHGWTSPTVARVTHAHGLRCIFWSECLEHYLRLGDPSSAAAAVAARTGPGSIILCHDGGHLDGPHPQSLDRAATVAALPHMLDAVLSKDLRFATVSELTGV, encoded by the coding sequence ATGGACGGAAGGCCGTGGCCCACGCGAAGGGCCGTGCTGGGGGCAGCGGTGGGCACCAGCCTCGCGGGCGTGCTGGGCGCTGGGTTGGCGCGAGAGCACGACCCTCTGGAGCGAACCGGAACTCCCCTGTCGCGCAGTCGTGTCGACCCCAGGTCGATCAGCTCGGTCCACACTGGCCGGAGAGTGGTCGCCCTCACCTTCGACGACGGCCCGGACCCCGCAAGCACCCCGGCGGTGCTCGACGTCCTCGACCAGTTCGGGGTGGTGGCGACGTTCTTCATGATCGGGCGCAACGTCGTCGAGCGCCCTGACCTGGCCGTCGAGGTGCTCCGGCGTGGGCACCAGGTGGCCAGCCACACGCAGGACCACCTCTGGCTGGACGAGCAGCCGGCAGCGGTCGTCCGCAGCCAGGTATTGGCTGGGGCCGCGAGCCTGGCCCGCGTGGGTGCACCCTCGACCCGGCTCTTCCGCCCGCCCCACGGCTGGACCAGCCCCACGGTGGCGAGGGTCACGCACGCTCACGGCCTGCGCTGCATCTTCTGGAGCGAGTGCCTCGAGCACTACCTGCGCCTGGGGGACCCGTCGTCTGCCGCCGCCGCGGTCGCGGCGAGGACCGGTCCCGGCTCGATCATCCTGTGCCACGACGGCGGGCACCTCGACGGGCCGCACCCGCAGTCCCTCGACCGCGCCGCCACGGTGGCCGCGCTCCCGCATATGCTCGACGCCGTGCTCTCGAAGGATCTGCGGTTCGCGACGGTCAGCGAGCTGACTGGTGTCTGA
- a CDS encoding TrmH family RNA methyltransferase, which produces MSETPTGSSGLATDEVGAGPWVGQWPPGDHWDADLLRDGDRRNVVDGYHYWRHDAIVADLDARRHDFHVAVENWGHDFNIGSVIRTANAFNAKAFHIVGRRRWNRRGAMVTDRYQHEHHHPTVDDLVEWAATAGTGAEGRQRGIPLIGIDNLPGSLPLETYDLPRECVLVFGQEGPGLSPEMRQACEVVLHIGQYGSTRSINAGAAAAIAMHAWVRRNIFGQAVDEPTARPSSG; this is translated from the coding sequence GTGTCTGAGACGCCCACCGGGTCCAGCGGCCTCGCGACCGACGAGGTGGGCGCCGGGCCGTGGGTGGGGCAGTGGCCGCCGGGGGACCACTGGGACGCCGACCTGCTGCGCGACGGCGACCGCCGCAACGTGGTCGACGGCTACCACTACTGGCGGCACGACGCGATCGTCGCCGACCTGGACGCGCGGCGTCACGACTTCCACGTGGCGGTCGAGAACTGGGGGCACGACTTCAACATCGGGTCGGTCATCAGGACGGCGAACGCCTTCAACGCCAAGGCCTTCCACATCGTGGGCAGGCGACGGTGGAACCGCCGGGGGGCGATGGTGACCGACCGTTACCAGCACGAGCACCACCACCCGACGGTGGACGACCTGGTCGAGTGGGCCGCCACGGCGGGCACTGGCGCGGAGGGTCGGCAACGCGGCATACCGCTCATCGGGATCGACAACCTGCCGGGCTCGCTGCCGCTGGAGACCTACGACCTGCCCCGGGAGTGCGTGCTCGTCTTCGGGCAGGAGGGGCCGGGACTGTCGCCCGAGATGCGTCAGGCCTGTGAGGTGGTGCTCCACATCGGGCAGTACGGGTCGACGCGCTCGATCAACGCGGGAGCCGCGGCCGCCATCGCCATGCATGCCTGGGTGCGCCGGAACATTTTCGGGCAGGCTGTCGATGAGCCCACCGCTCGTCCGTCATCAGGGTGA